The Candidatus Kryptonium sp. genome contains a region encoding:
- a CDS encoding tetratricopeptide repeat protein, which translates to MSGCAKKEDLTLLQKAEQEYQSRNLKTAIEIYNHFVQTYPKSAKAPEILFKLAQIHYSELQLPKEAVKFLEQIIQNYPDSKEAMNALFLLGFIYANEIKDYTKAKEYYQTFLEKYPNSELSTSAKFELENLGKEPENIIAK; encoded by the coding sequence TTGAGCGGTTGCGCTAAGAAAGAAGACCTAACTTTGCTTCAAAAAGCTGAACAAGAATATCAAAGTAGAAATCTGAAGACCGCAATTGAAATTTACAATCATTTTGTTCAAACCTATCCAAAAAGTGCAAAAGCGCCAGAGATTCTCTTTAAACTTGCCCAAATTCATTACAGCGAGCTTCAATTGCCAAAAGAAGCAGTAAAATTTCTTGAGCAGATAATTCAGAACTATCCCGATTCTAAAGAAGCTATGAACGCTCTCTTCTTGCTTGGTTTCATCTATGCAAACGAGATTAAAGATTACACCAAAGCCAAAGAATACTATCAAACATTCCTTGAAAAATATCCAAACTCCGAACTTTCTACATCAGCAAAATTTGAACTTGAAAATCTCGGCAAAGAACCCGAAAACATCATAGCAAAATAA
- a CDS encoding phosphatase PAP2 family protein: MLRLSFVGAGTIMLFGFDHLNKDFQKIDNEIFKKAMKIDSYYGTLWMWGLISGSLYSSGLLFKNEDVRETGLMVFEAGALSGTVTTFLKVAFGRERPYVSGEKFRFHPFSFGGNKFYSLPSGHATLSFAISTVLASRFEDRFVKFLIYTPAVLTALARVYNNQHWFSDIFLGSAIGYFSGVYIINSHRKN; the protein is encoded by the coding sequence ATGCTACGCTTGTCGTTTGTTGGTGCAGGAACGATAATGCTTTTCGGTTTTGATCACTTAAATAAAGATTTTCAAAAAATTGATAACGAAATTTTTAAAAAAGCAATGAAGATTGACAGTTACTATGGAACATTGTGGATGTGGGGCTTGATAAGCGGGTCGCTTTATTCTTCGGGACTTTTATTTAAAAACGAAGATGTCAGGGAGACTGGACTTATGGTTTTTGAGGCTGGTGCTTTATCTGGGACTGTGACGACATTTTTGAAAGTTGCTTTTGGCAGGGAAAGGCCTTATGTAAGTGGAGAGAAATTTAGGTTTCATCCATTTAGTTTTGGAGGAAATAAATTTTATTCCTTGCCTTCGGGACATGCGACATTAAGCTTTGCTATTTCAACTGTTTTGGCGTCAAGATTTGAGGATAGATTTGTAAAGTTTTTAATTTATACTCCTGCGGTTTTAACTGCGTTGGCCAGAGTTTACAACAATCAGCATTGGTTTTCGGATATTTTTCTGGGCTCTGCTATTGGATATTTTAGCGGGGTTTACATCATAAATTCACATAGGAAAAACTAA
- the ribD gene encoding bifunctional diaminohydroxyphosphoribosylaminopyrimidine deaminase/5-amino-6-(5-phosphoribosylamino)uracil reductase RibD, translating to MPANLEIEKKDEFYLARCIQLALKGKGYVSPNPMVGCVIVKDNKIIGEGFHAKYGEEHAEVNAIKNATESVEGATMYVNLEPCVHYGKTPPCVDLIIESKIKKVVIGTLDPNPLVNGKGVEKLKQAGIEVKVGVLENESRKLNEAFFKYITQKIPFVALKIAQTIDAKIADAEGNSKWITCEQSLHFVHQLRSEYDAVLIGSRTAKLDNPNLTVRLVEGRNPYRVILDSALSLPLELNVFSDKFTNKTIVFTSTDSFKSKKEKIEKLNSLGIEVIPTKSRRKKLELKDVLEKLAEKGIISVLVEGGGKVFTEFIKQKLADKVYIFIAPKILGKGIASIGDVGIKSIRDIITLREISIQSFGDDVVITGYL from the coding sequence ATGCCTGCCAATCTTGAAATTGAAAAAAAGGATGAATTTTACCTCGCAAGGTGTATTCAACTTGCACTTAAAGGTAAAGGTTATGTAAGTCCTAATCCTATGGTCGGCTGTGTTATCGTGAAAGATAATAAAATAATTGGTGAAGGTTTTCACGCAAAATACGGAGAAGAACATGCAGAGGTAAATGCGATAAAAAACGCTACTGAAAGCGTTGAAGGAGCAACTATGTATGTCAATCTTGAACCATGCGTTCATTATGGTAAAACACCGCCTTGCGTGGATTTGATCATTGAATCCAAAATTAAAAAAGTCGTAATTGGAACACTTGACCCCAATCCACTTGTAAATGGCAAAGGAGTTGAGAAACTTAAGCAAGCTGGAATTGAAGTAAAAGTTGGCGTGCTTGAGAATGAATCAAGAAAATTGAATGAGGCTTTTTTCAAATATATAACCCAAAAAATTCCATTCGTTGCGCTTAAAATTGCCCAAACAATTGATGCAAAAATCGCTGACGCAGAAGGAAATTCAAAATGGATAACATGTGAACAATCGCTCCACTTTGTCCATCAATTGCGTAGTGAATATGATGCCGTTTTGATTGGAAGTCGCACCGCAAAACTTGACAATCCGAACCTCACCGTTCGTCTCGTTGAAGGCAGAAATCCATATAGAGTTATACTTGACTCCGCTCTGAGCTTACCACTTGAGCTAAATGTCTTTTCGGATAAATTCACAAACAAAACAATAGTTTTTACATCAACTGACTCATTCAAGTCAAAAAAAGAAAAAATTGAAAAACTTAATTCGCTTGGGATAGAGGTCATCCCGACGAAATCAAGAAGAAAGAAACTTGAACTTAAAGATGTCCTTGAAAAGCTCGCTGAAAAAGGAATCATTTCGGTTTTAGTTGAAGGTGGTGGAAAAGTCTTCACAGAATTTATAAAACAAAAACTTGCGGACAAAGTTTATATCTTCATCGCTCCTAAAATTCTCGGCAAAGGGATCGCAAGTATAGGTGATGTGGGAATAAAATCAATTCGCGATATCATCACATTACGAGAAATTTCAATTCAAAGCTTTGGTGATGATGTTGTGATAACAGGTTATCTTTAG
- a CDS encoding 4Fe-4S dicluster domain-containing protein, with product MNKIKFYRLAPEDLNKIFDYFKVRGYNVIGPTVRDNAIIYDEIQSVNDLPVGLTDEQKPGYYRLKKRNDRALFGYVVGPQSWKKFLFPPILTLWEAKKSNGKFEIFEPDLAERKFVFVGVRACEISAILIHDKVFGGGQYTDPNYLKIRKNIFTIAVNCSEPGENCFCSSVGTGPRALTGYDLVLTEVISNGKHYLIAKAGTESGEELLESLKFNEATDEEVKESEKLMSDALGKFKKEVELDGIVELLQLNYENPIWEKISEKCLSCANCTMVCPTCFCNTIEDVTDLSGENAKRIRRWDSCFTLEFSYIHGGSIRYSTMSRYRQWMTHKLSTWKNQFGMIGCVGCGRCITWCPVGIDIVENVKIFKKDAIKL from the coding sequence ATGAACAAGATAAAATTCTACCGTTTAGCACCTGAGGATCTAAACAAGATCTTTGACTACTTTAAAGTCAGGGGTTATAATGTCATTGGTCCTACCGTCAGGGATAATGCGATTATTTACGATGAAATTCAAAGTGTTAATGATTTACCGGTTGGCTTAACAGATGAACAGAAACCAGGATATTATAGGTTGAAAAAACGAAATGACCGTGCTTTATTTGGTTATGTTGTTGGCCCTCAATCGTGGAAGAAATTCCTCTTTCCACCGATTTTAACATTGTGGGAAGCAAAAAAGAGCAATGGAAAATTTGAAATCTTTGAGCCAGACCTTGCTGAGCGAAAGTTTGTGTTCGTTGGGGTAAGGGCATGTGAGATTTCCGCTATTTTAATTCACGATAAAGTTTTTGGTGGTGGTCAATATACCGATCCAAATTATTTAAAGATTCGTAAGAATATTTTCACGATCGCTGTAAATTGTAGTGAACCTGGCGAAAATTGTTTTTGCTCCTCGGTAGGGACAGGACCAAGAGCTTTGACGGGATATGATCTTGTTTTGACTGAGGTTATTTCAAATGGTAAGCATTATCTTATCGCAAAGGCTGGTACTGAATCAGGTGAAGAATTATTGGAATCTCTAAAGTTTAACGAAGCAACAGATGAAGAAGTGAAAGAGTCAGAAAAGCTAATGAGCGATGCGCTTGGTAAATTCAAGAAGGAGGTTGAGCTTGATGGCATTGTTGAATTATTGCAATTAAATTATGAAAATCCAATTTGGGAGAAGATCTCTGAAAAATGTTTATCATGTGCAAACTGCACAATGGTTTGTCCAACTTGTTTCTGCAATACGATTGAAGATGTTACGGATTTATCTGGAGAAAACGCCAAAAGAATCAGGCGCTGGGACTCGTGTTTCACTCTTGAGTTTTCGTATATACATGGTGGAAGCATAAGGTATTCAACAATGTCAAGATATAGACAATGGATGACACATAAACTTTCCACTTGGAAAAATCAATTTGGTATGATCGGATGCGTTGGTTGCGGAAGGTGTATAACATGGTGTCCGGTTGGAATTGATATAGTTGAGAATGTTAAAATTTTTAAAAAGGACGCAATTAAACTTTAA
- a CDS encoding cyclic nucleotide-binding domain-containing protein produces the protein MSVETLERILSEHPFLKDLKEEYLDLIVGCARNVFYKPGEFIFREGEEAHEFYIIRDGRVSLEISVPGKNPVVIQTLEDGEVLGWSWIVPPYYWHFDARVVEPTRVIALDGRCLRNKCEEDHNLGYELLKRFLTIVEQRLQATRIQLLDLYGAS, from the coding sequence ATGTCCGTTGAAACATTAGAAAGAATACTCAGCGAGCATCCATTTCTTAAAGATCTCAAAGAGGAATATCTTGATCTAATAGTTGGGTGTGCAAGAAATGTTTTCTATAAACCTGGTGAATTTATATTTCGTGAAGGCGAGGAGGCACACGAGTTTTATATTATACGAGATGGGCGAGTATCCCTTGAGATCTCGGTGCCGGGTAAAAATCCCGTCGTGATTCAAACTCTTGAAGATGGCGAAGTTCTCGGTTGGTCTTGGATCGTTCCACCTTATTATTGGCATTTTGATGCAAGAGTTGTAGAACCTACAAGAGTAATAGCTCTTGATGGTAGATGTCTTAGAAATAAATGCGAGGAAGATCATAATTTAGGTTATGAACTTTTAAAAAGATTTCTTACAATAGTTGAACAACGACTTCAAGCAACAAGAATACAATTATTAGATCTATATGGTGCAAGTTGA
- a CDS encoding FAD/NAD(P)-binding protein, with amino-acid sequence MLPHLFVIRSRKLETSDTFTLELEPIESGLEFSFLPGQYNMIYVFGVGEVPISISSDPRRKNRISHTTRMVGTVTKAMGMLKKGDVLGIRGPFGTSWPVDRCENCDIVIVAGGIGLAPLRPAIYYILANRERYNRVILLYGARTPEDILYKQEIEKWKSRFDFEVYVTVDRGTSGWKGNVGVVTTLIPRAPFESRNSVAFVCGPEVMMRFTAIELVKRGVKEDNIFISMERNMKCGIGLCGHCQFGPVFVCKDGPVFSYNQVKDLLFKREI; translated from the coding sequence ATGCTTCCTCATCTATTTGTGATACGCTCGAGGAAGCTTGAAACAAGCGATACTTTTACTCTTGAGCTTGAACCTATTGAATCTGGTCTTGAGTTTAGTTTTTTGCCCGGTCAATATAATATGATTTATGTGTTTGGTGTTGGTGAGGTTCCAATATCTATAAGTAGTGATCCAAGAAGGAAAAATCGCATAAGCCACACTACGAGAATGGTTGGAACGGTGACGAAAGCGATGGGGATGTTGAAAAAAGGTGATGTTTTAGGTATACGGGGTCCTTTCGGAACAAGCTGGCCAGTTGATAGGTGTGAAAATTGTGATATCGTTATAGTTGCTGGTGGAATCGGATTAGCACCGTTAAGACCTGCGATTTATTACATCTTGGCGAACAGGGAAAGATATAACCGTGTCATATTGCTTTATGGGGCAAGGACCCCTGAAGATATTCTTTACAAACAAGAAATTGAAAAGTGGAAATCGCGCTTTGATTTTGAAGTTTATGTCACAGTTGACAGAGGAACGAGCGGTTGGAAAGGGAATGTTGGAGTTGTTACAACGCTTATCCCGCGAGCTCCGTTTGAATCAAGAAATTCCGTTGCTTTTGTATGCGGACCAGAAGTAATGATGCGTTTTACAGCGATTGAACTCGTCAAGAGAGGAGTTAAAGAAGATAATATCTTCATTTCAATGGAGAGAAATATGAAGTGTGGAATCGGACTATGTGGACATTGTCAGTTTGGTCCTGTGTTTGTATGCAAAGATGGACCTGTGTTTAGTTATAATCAGGTTAAAGATTTGCTATTTAAACGGGAGATTTAA
- a CDS encoding oxidoreductase: MRTKKPKLAVWKFASCDGCQLSLLDCEDELLEVVGAVEIAYFLEASKATIAGPYDISLVEGSITTPHDAERIHKIRKVSKYLITIGACATAGGIQALRNFKDVKEFISVVYANPSYIETLNKSTPIADHVFVDFELRGCPINKYQLIEVISAFLNNRKPNIPTYSVCMECKRKGNVCVMVSSGIPCLGPVVQAGCGAICPSYNRGCYGCFGPKETPNVFALTEHFIGLGLKSTDIVRILRNFNSYAEPFRKGSEAYER, translated from the coding sequence ATGAGAACGAAAAAACCGAAACTCGCCGTTTGGAAATTCGCTTCCTGTGATGGTTGTCAGCTAAGTTTGCTTGATTGCGAAGATGAACTTCTTGAAGTTGTTGGAGCAGTTGAGATAGCATATTTCCTTGAAGCATCAAAAGCTACAATTGCAGGTCCATACGATATATCTCTTGTTGAAGGTTCAATCACAACACCACATGATGCTGAAAGAATTCATAAGATAAGAAAGGTTTCAAAATATCTTATCACGATTGGTGCTTGCGCAACAGCTGGCGGAATTCAAGCATTGAGAAATTTTAAAGATGTCAAGGAATTTATATCGGTTGTCTATGCTAATCCTTCGTATATTGAGACCTTGAACAAATCAACACCGATCGCTGACCATGTCTTCGTTGATTTTGAATTGAGAGGTTGTCCTATAAACAAGTACCAATTGATAGAAGTAATAAGTGCTTTTCTTAACAATCGTAAGCCCAACATTCCTACATACAGTGTTTGCATGGAATGCAAGAGAAAGGGTAATGTCTGTGTCATGGTTTCGTCTGGAATACCTTGCCTTGGCCCTGTTGTGCAAGCTGGATGTGGTGCAATTTGTCCTTCTTATAACAGAGGTTGTTATGGGTGTTTTGGACCGAAGGAAACTCCGAATGTCTTTGCATTGACTGAGCATTTTATCGGGCTTGGTTTAAAATCTACAGATATTGTTAGAATTTTAAGAAACTTTAACTCTTACGCAGAACCATTCAGAAAAGGGAGTGAGGCATATGAAAGATAA
- a CDS encoding Ni/Fe hydrogenase subunit alpha: protein MKDKLIKVDYLARVEGEGALYIKVKSGYVVDVKLKIFEPPRFFEAFLRGRNFMEVPDITARICGICPIAYQMSSVHAIENAFDVKVDGILRELRRLIYCGEWIESHALHIFMLHLPDFLGYDDVIQMAKDYPEIVQKALRLKKIGNEIVRIIGGREVHPVNVRVGGFYRAPSKKEIKQIEDDLKWARDFSIEAVKFLAGLEFPEFEQDYEFVALRHPNEYPFNEGRIVSNKGIDIAVSEYDNHFVEEHVPHSNALHSRIVNRGAYFVGPLARFNLNFDKLSDIAKKVSLEVGFKPFCRNPFKSILARAVETVYACDEALRIISIYEEPSKPYVDFTIKPGVGYGCTEAPRGILYHRYKIDEKGLILDAKIVPPTSQNLKMIESDLWKFSATYLNLPEDELTWKCEQAIRNYDPCISCATHFLKVHIERE, encoded by the coding sequence ATGAAAGATAAATTAATAAAAGTTGATTATTTAGCACGGGTTGAGGGAGAAGGAGCACTTTATATAAAAGTTAAAAGTGGATATGTCGTTGATGTAAAGCTTAAAATTTTTGAGCCACCGAGGTTTTTTGAGGCGTTTTTGAGAGGTAGAAATTTTATGGAGGTTCCGGATATAACCGCAAGGATTTGCGGTATTTGTCCTATCGCTTATCAAATGAGCTCTGTTCATGCAATTGAAAATGCTTTTGATGTTAAGGTTGATGGGATTCTTCGCGAATTGAGAAGGTTAATTTATTGTGGCGAGTGGATAGAAAGCCATGCTTTGCACATTTTTATGCTTCACCTACCTGATTTTCTTGGATACGATGATGTAATTCAAATGGCAAAAGATTATCCAGAGATCGTTCAAAAAGCATTACGCTTAAAGAAAATAGGAAATGAAATAGTAAGAATCATTGGTGGGAGAGAAGTTCATCCTGTTAATGTTAGAGTTGGTGGATTTTATAGAGCACCCTCTAAGAAAGAAATTAAACAGATTGAAGATGATCTGAAGTGGGCGAGGGATTTCTCAATTGAAGCTGTTAAGTTTTTGGCGGGTCTTGAATTTCCAGAATTTGAACAAGATTATGAATTTGTCGCTCTCCGCCATCCGAATGAATATCCTTTCAATGAGGGAAGGATAGTATCAAATAAGGGAATTGATATCGCAGTCAGTGAATATGATAATCATTTCGTTGAAGAGCATGTGCCACATTCAAATGCTTTGCATTCAAGGATCGTAAATAGAGGTGCTTATTTTGTTGGACCACTTGCAAGGTTTAATTTGAATTTTGATAAATTATCCGACATAGCAAAGAAAGTTTCACTTGAGGTTGGATTTAAACCTTTCTGCAGAAATCCATTTAAGAGTATACTTGCACGGGCGGTTGAAACTGTTTACGCTTGCGATGAGGCACTTAGGATAATTTCAATTTATGAAGAACCCTCCAAACCTTATGTTGATTTTACCATCAAGCCTGGCGTCGGTTATGGTTGCACCGAGGCACCAAGAGGAATTCTTTATCATAGATATAAGATTGATGAGAAAGGACTGATACTTGATGCTAAAATTGTCCCGCCAACTTCTCAAAATCTTAAAATGATAGAAAGCGATCTGTGGAAGTTTAGCGCAACTTATTTGAATCTCCCCGAAGATGAATTAACTTGGAAATGCGAGCAAGCAATTAGAAACTATGATCCATGTATTTCTTGCGCAACTCATTTTTTGAAAGTTCATATTGAACGAGAATAG
- a CDS encoding hydrogenase maturation protease, with amino-acid sequence MNENRLKFLIVGVGNVFRGDDSVGILIARFLRRYCFADNVKIIGLDLSFDELIEIWGNFEVVILIDAIDLDEKPGTIYRFEPTSEALPAEVRFFSTHTLGLAEYIEIGKAIKALPMKLIIYGIVGENFGIGAPISDEVKSSCRKVIQKIVEELGTR; translated from the coding sequence TTGAACGAGAATAGATTGAAATTTTTGATAGTTGGAGTTGGAAATGTTTTTCGCGGTGATGATTCAGTTGGAATTTTGATAGCAAGATTTTTGAGAAGATATTGTTTTGCTGATAATGTTAAGATCATTGGTTTGGATTTGTCTTTTGATGAGCTGATTGAAATCTGGGGTAACTTTGAAGTTGTAATTTTGATAGATGCGATTGACTTAGATGAAAAACCTGGGACAATATATCGTTTTGAGCCAACGAGTGAAGCGCTTCCTGCCGAAGTGAGATTTTTTTCAACTCATACACTTGGTCTTGCTGAATACATTGAGATTGGTAAAGCGATAAAAGCCCTGCCTATGAAACTTATCATATATGGAATCGTGGGGGAAAATTTTGGAATAGGTGCGCCAATTTCGGACGAAGTTAAATCTTCGTGTAGGAAAGTAATACAGAAAATTGTGGAGGAATTGGGAACAAGGTGA
- the mqnC gene encoding dehypoxanthine futalosine cyclase gives MDKNLLDIYKKVENGERLTFEDGVKLFKSDDLITIGIMADMVRWRLHPEPVVTYIIDRNINYTNICTTECTFCAFYAKVGDTVKGYTLDYEAIAKKIEETIQLGGTRILLQGGLNPELGIEFYEDLFRWIKQNYPQIWLHALSPEEILHIAEVSKLKVRDVLKRLIDSGLQSIPGGGAEILVDRVREKISPKKCTADEWLGVMYEAHQFGLKTTATMMFGHIETYEDRVQHMLLIRELQDITGGFTSFIPWTFQPKNTKLAENMDNLKERSTGFDYLKTLAISRLMLDNIPTIQVSWVTQGLKMAQIGLKFGADDFGSLLIEENVVSAAGTRHFVTLEQMLKAIRDAGFEPRKRLN, from the coding sequence ATGGACAAAAATTTATTGGACATATATAAAAAGGTTGAAAATGGGGAAAGATTAACATTTGAGGATGGGGTGAAACTTTTCAAATCGGATGATCTTATTACAATTGGAATTATGGCTGATATGGTGCGGTGGCGTTTGCATCCGGAGCCTGTGGTGACATATATAATTGATAGGAACATAAACTACACAAACATTTGTACAACTGAGTGCACATTTTGTGCTTTCTACGCAAAGGTGGGAGATACTGTTAAGGGTTACACGCTTGATTATGAAGCCATTGCTAAAAAAATTGAAGAAACGATCCAGCTTGGCGGGACAAGAATTTTGTTGCAAGGTGGCTTAAATCCGGAACTTGGTATTGAATTTTATGAGGATCTTTTCAGGTGGATAAAGCAAAATTATCCGCAAATATGGCTTCACGCTCTTTCACCAGAGGAGATTTTACATATTGCTGAGGTTTCAAAGTTAAAAGTTCGCGATGTTTTAAAAAGATTAATTGATTCAGGTTTACAGTCAATTCCTGGTGGTGGTGCAGAGATTCTCGTTGATAGAGTAAGGGAAAAAATTTCTCCCAAAAAATGTACCGCCGATGAATGGCTTGGGGTGATGTATGAGGCGCATCAATTTGGATTAAAAACAACTGCTACAATGATGTTTGGCCATATTGAAACATATGAAGATAGGGTTCAACATATGTTGTTAATCCGTGAACTTCAAGATATAACAGGCGGATTTACCTCATTTATACCATGGACATTTCAGCCTAAGAATACGAAGCTTGCCGAAAATATGGATAATTTGAAGGAAAGGTCCACTGGTTTTGATTACCTTAAAACACTTGCTATTTCAAGATTAATGCTTGACAATATTCCAACGATTCAAGTTTCTTGGGTTACACAAGGTTTAAAGATGGCGCAAATTGGTTTAAAGTTTGGAGCTGATGATTTTGGAAGTTTACTTATTGAAGAAAATGTTGTAAGTGCAGCTGGAACGAGACATTTCGTTACGCTTGAGCAAATGTTAAAAGCAATAAGGGATGCTGGTTTTGAACCAAGGAAGAGGTTAAATTGA
- the tadA gene encoding tRNA adenosine(34) deaminase TadA: MREHEYWMEYALKEAQKAFELGEVPVGAVVVYKGQIIAKGYNQVESLRDATAHAEMIALSAAYNYFQSWRLNGCTLYVTLEPCPMCAGAIVLSRIDKVVFGAYDFKAGACGSVYNITGDGNLNHKVEVIGGIMADESQSLLRVFFQELRKNELGRF, encoded by the coding sequence ATGCGTGAGCATGAGTATTGGATGGAATATGCTTTGAAGGAAGCTCAAAAAGCATTTGAACTCGGTGAAGTCCCAGTTGGAGCTGTTGTCGTTTATAAAGGGCAAATAATTGCTAAAGGTTATAATCAAGTTGAATCATTAAGGGATGCGACTGCACATGCTGAAATGATAGCTTTGTCAGCTGCATATAATTATTTTCAGTCGTGGCGACTCAATGGATGCACGCTTTATGTGACACTTGAGCCATGCCCTATGTGTGCAGGAGCGATCGTTCTTTCGCGAATTGACAAGGTTGTATTTGGAGCATATGATTTTAAAGCTGGCGCTTGTGGTAGTGTTTATAATATAACTGGTGATGGGAATTTAAATCACAAAGTTGAAGTAATTGGTGGGATAATGGCTGATGAATCTCAAAGCTTACTGAGAGTATTTTTCCAGGAATTAAGAAAAAACGAATTGGGGCGGTTTTAA
- a CDS encoding T9SS type A sorting domain-containing protein, with product MSLSSLLSQQPPQWTSRWYCVYATYDDETNGTGHNTPSVGIIKENTFIACVTTYNARSFLVPYVNADSARGRLYYYGFGTAGIGNFFLPWRNPDDVFDEVLMRNAWFIIATPHDSLIYVANNDPNRNILVFKFTGDTIVSTPYRLETGDNTIFALDLDRYGNVFVINDSSYGKTDDIKIFPSIQSNKSAWETHTATPLQTVNLPDGVYKGIEVNRDGTWLFVSYSDTTKRRVVKYTGSIRTGYQIDPRFNFQLGEGDTGAVSRWKASPIGLEYLDENNLLFVACAVWRPSPFSMGYSYGRIYILNGTTGEPIDTIDIAKWNFIMTGGYNLRTNGTTPGNASGYTSVYDVKFDEKKNLYTQSYYGWTVDKWVYQGTLPVIPVKVEKLNDQTPSGYELKQNYPNPFNPTTIIEFSIPSREHVTLKIYTILGQEIATLVNETLDAGTYKVVFDAREFATGSYIYTLRAGNYVESKKLMFVK from the coding sequence TTGTCACTATCTTCGCTACTTTCTCAACAACCTCCGCAATGGACTTCAAGATGGTATTGCGTTTATGCAACCTATGACGACGAAACCAATGGAACAGGGCATAATACGCCAAGCGTTGGAATTATTAAAGAAAACACCTTCATAGCTTGTGTTACAACTTACAATGCACGAAGTTTCCTCGTCCCTTATGTAAATGCCGACTCAGCTAGAGGGAGATTGTATTATTATGGTTTTGGCACAGCTGGTATAGGCAACTTTTTCCTGCCGTGGAGAAATCCGGATGATGTGTTTGATGAAGTTTTAATGCGAAATGCTTGGTTTATTATCGCAACACCACACGATAGCCTAATTTATGTTGCAAACAACGATCCAAACCGAAATATCCTTGTTTTCAAATTCACTGGTGATACTATCGTCTCAACCCCATATCGCCTTGAAACTGGAGATAACACAATTTTTGCTCTTGATCTTGATAGGTATGGAAATGTTTTTGTGATCAATGATAGTAGTTATGGAAAAACTGATGATATAAAAATTTTCCCATCAATTCAAAGCAACAAAAGCGCTTGGGAAACACACACTGCAACACCGCTTCAGACAGTAAATTTGCCAGATGGTGTTTACAAAGGAATTGAAGTAAATCGGGATGGAACCTGGCTTTTCGTTTCATATTCAGATACAACGAAAAGAAGGGTCGTTAAATATACCGGTTCAATTCGTACAGGATATCAAATTGATCCGAGATTTAATTTTCAACTCGGTGAAGGAGACACAGGGGCAGTTTCACGATGGAAAGCGAGTCCAATCGGGCTTGAATATCTTGATGAAAACAATTTACTATTCGTCGCCTGTGCTGTTTGGAGACCTTCACCATTTTCAATGGGTTATTCATATGGAAGAATTTACATACTTAACGGAACAACTGGCGAACCAATTGACACAATTGATATCGCAAAATGGAACTTTATTATGACAGGTGGATATAATCTCAGAACAAACGGGACAACTCCAGGAAATGCTTCAGGCTATACTTCCGTTTATGATGTCAAATTTGATGAAAAGAAAAATCTTTACACACAATCTTACTATGGATGGACAGTTGATAAATGGGTTTACCAAGGAACATTGCCAGTTATACCAGTAAAAGTTGAAAAATTAAATGATCAAACACCAAGCGGATACGAATTAAAACAAAACTATCCGAACCCATTCAATCCAACCACAATAATTGAATTTTCAATTCCATCAAGAGAACATGTAACTCTCAAAATTTACACGATCCTCGGTCAAGAGATCGCAACGCTTGTTAATGAAACACTTGACGCTGGAACTTATAAAGTAGTTTTTGATGCAAGGGAATTTGCCACTGGGTCATATATTTATACCCTGAGAGCTGGCAATTATGTGGAGAGCAAGAAGCTAATGTTCGTCAAATGA